In Arthrobacter burdickii, one DNA window encodes the following:
- a CDS encoding DUF1801 domain-containing protein, with protein MDSEEDLKSEVPSAATRAAVQGAAWTLPEAMTGRASPTNAAVGDKPVFAYIASLPQPQRGIAEAVDSLAAKTLPDLQRCVKWGMAYYGVGDGWCFSCGGFAGHVKLMFINGAALEPAPPTTPVGMGKSTRGVELESEEDLDDTQVAAWMTQVASVPGVGGRKH; from the coding sequence ATGGACAGCGAGGAAGACCTGAAGAGCGAGGTCCCGAGTGCGGCCACCAGGGCCGCGGTTCAGGGCGCCGCCTGGACACTGCCGGAAGCCATGACGGGCCGGGCAAGCCCCACGAACGCGGCGGTCGGGGACAAGCCCGTCTTCGCCTACATCGCCAGCCTGCCGCAGCCTCAGCGCGGCATCGCCGAAGCGGTCGATTCCCTGGCGGCCAAGACGCTGCCCGACCTGCAGCGCTGCGTGAAGTGGGGCATGGCGTACTACGGCGTGGGCGACGGGTGGTGCTTCAGCTGCGGCGGCTTCGCCGGCCACGTCAAGCTCATGTTCATCAATGGCGCGGCGCTCGAACCGGCACCGCCGACGACACCGGTGGGGATGGGCAAGTCGACGCGGGGTGTGGAGCTCGAGTCGGAAGAAGACCTCGACGACACCCAGGTCGCGGCGTGGATGACACAGGTGGCGTCCGTGCCAGGTGTCGGGGGCAGGAAGCATTGA
- the nrdF gene encoding class 1b ribonucleoside-diphosphate reductase subunit beta: MSEKLKLVDQVQAINWNRIQDDKDVDVWNRLVNNFWLPEKVPLSNDVQSWATLTPEEQTLTMRVFTGLTLLDTVQATVGAVSLIPDAVTPHEEAVLTNIAFMESVHAKSYSSIFSTLASTKEIDEAFRWSTENVNLQKKANIVTDYYRGDDPLKRKVASTLLESFLFYSGFYLPMYWSSRAKLTNTADLVRLIIRDEAVHGYYIGYKFQRGLESVTPERRQELKDYTFELLFELYENEVQYTHDLYDSVGLAEDVKKFLHYNANKALMNLGYEAMFPSSVTDVNPAILSALSPNADENHDFFSGSGSSYVIGKAVNTEDEDWDF; this comes from the coding sequence ATGAGCGAGAAGCTGAAGCTCGTCGACCAGGTCCAGGCCATCAACTGGAACCGTATCCAGGACGACAAGGACGTCGACGTCTGGAACCGCCTGGTGAACAACTTCTGGCTGCCCGAGAAGGTGCCGCTGTCCAACGACGTGCAGTCGTGGGCGACGCTGACGCCGGAGGAGCAGACGCTCACCATGCGCGTCTTCACCGGCCTCACCCTTCTCGACACCGTGCAGGCCACCGTCGGTGCCGTCAGCCTCATCCCTGACGCGGTCACCCCGCACGAGGAAGCCGTGCTCACGAACATCGCGTTCATGGAGTCGGTGCACGCCAAGAGCTACTCCTCGATCTTCTCCACATTGGCCTCCACCAAAGAGATCGACGAGGCGTTCCGCTGGTCCACGGAGAACGTGAACCTGCAGAAGAAGGCGAACATCGTCACGGACTACTACCGCGGCGACGATCCCCTCAAGCGCAAGGTCGCGAGCACGCTGCTCGAGTCCTTCCTGTTCTACTCCGGCTTCTACCTGCCGATGTACTGGTCCTCGCGCGCCAAGCTCACGAACACCGCCGACCTCGTGCGCCTGATCATCCGGGATGAGGCGGTGCACGGCTACTACATCGGCTACAAGTTCCAGCGTGGCCTGGAGAGCGTGACGCCGGAGCGCCGCCAGGAGCTCAAGGACTACACCTTCGAACTGCTCTTCGAGCTCTACGAGAACGAGGTCCAGTACACGCACGACCTCTACGACTCCGTCGGTTTGGCCGAGGACGTCAAGAAGTTCCTGCACTACAACGCCAACAAGGCGCTGATGAACCTCGGCTACGAGGCGATGTTCCCGTCCTCGGTGACCGACGTGAACCCTGCGATCCTCTCGGCGTTGTCCCCGAACGCCGACGAGAACCACGACTTCTTCTCCGGCTCGGGCTCCTCGTACGTGATCGGCAAGGCCGTGAACACGGAGGACGAGGACTGGGACTTCTAA
- the nrdE gene encoding class 1b ribonucleoside-diphosphate reductase subunit alpha, giving the protein MSVAETETGAPAAAVDRFKDMGYHELNAMLNLYGANGEIQFDADREAAHQYFLQHVNNNTVFFHDLEEKLDYLVKNEYYERETLHQYTMNFIRDLFKRAYAKKFRFETFLGAFKYYTSYTLKTFDGKRYLERYEDRVCMVALHLARGNEELATQMVDEIIDGRFQPATPTFLNAGKRQRGELVSCFLLRIEDNMESIGRSINSALQLSKRGGGVAFALTNIREVGAPIKQIENQSSGVIPVMKLLEDSFSYANQLGARQGAGAVYLHAHHPDINRFLDTKRENADEKIRIKTLSLGVVVPDITFELAKRDEDMYLFSPYDVERVYGMPFSDISVTEKYYEMVDDARIKKTKIKAREFFQTLAEIQFESGYPYIMFEDTVNRANPIDGKIIMSNLCSEILQVSEPTTYNEDLSYDQVGKDISCNLGSLNIAKTMDSPDFGRTIETAIRTLSAVSDMSHISSVPSIAKGNDASHAIGLGQMNLHGYLARERVHYGSEEGLDFTNIYFYSVVYHCIRASNLMSIETGRRFAGFEKSKYASGEFFDKYTDQVWEPATPRVRELFADVHIPTQEDWRALKASVMEHGIYNQNLQAVPPTGSISYINNSTSSIHPVASKIEIRKEGKLGRVYYPAPYLTNDNLEYYQDAYEIGYEKIIDTYAAATQHVDQGLSLTLFFKDTATTREINKSQIYAWRKGIKTVYYIRLRQLALEGTEVEGCVSCML; this is encoded by the coding sequence ATGAGTGTTGCAGAGACGGAGACGGGCGCACCCGCAGCCGCGGTGGACCGCTTCAAGGACATGGGCTATCACGAGCTGAACGCCATGCTCAACCTGTACGGCGCGAACGGAGAGATCCAGTTCGACGCCGACCGCGAGGCTGCGCACCAGTACTTCCTGCAGCACGTGAACAACAACACCGTGTTCTTCCACGACCTCGAGGAGAAGCTCGACTACCTCGTGAAGAACGAGTACTACGAGCGGGAGACGCTCCACCAGTACACGATGAACTTCATCCGTGACCTCTTCAAGCGCGCCTACGCCAAGAAGTTCCGCTTCGAGACCTTCCTCGGCGCCTTCAAGTACTACACCTCGTACACGCTGAAGACGTTCGACGGCAAGCGCTACCTCGAGCGCTACGAGGACCGCGTGTGCATGGTCGCCCTCCACCTGGCCCGCGGCAATGAGGAGCTCGCCACGCAGATGGTCGACGAGATCATCGACGGCCGCTTCCAGCCCGCCACCCCCACGTTCCTCAACGCCGGCAAGCGCCAGCGCGGCGAGCTGGTCTCCTGCTTCCTGCTCCGCATCGAAGACAACATGGAGTCCATCGGCCGGTCCATCAACTCGGCCCTGCAGCTCTCCAAGCGCGGCGGCGGCGTCGCGTTCGCGCTGACGAACATCCGTGAGGTCGGCGCGCCGATCAAGCAGATCGAGAACCAGTCGTCCGGCGTCATCCCCGTGATGAAGCTCCTCGAGGACAGCTTCTCCTACGCGAACCAGCTCGGTGCCCGCCAGGGTGCCGGCGCCGTGTACCTGCACGCCCACCACCCGGACATCAACCGCTTCCTCGACACCAAGCGCGAGAACGCCGACGAGAAGATCCGCATCAAGACGCTGTCCCTCGGCGTCGTGGTCCCCGACATCACCTTCGAGCTCGCCAAGCGCGACGAGGACATGTACCTGTTCTCGCCGTACGACGTCGAGCGCGTCTACGGCATGCCGTTCTCCGACATCTCGGTCACCGAGAAGTACTACGAGATGGTGGACGACGCCCGCATCAAGAAGACCAAGATCAAGGCGCGCGAGTTCTTCCAGACGCTGGCGGAGATCCAGTTCGAGTCCGGCTACCCGTACATCATGTTCGAGGACACCGTGAACCGGGCCAACCCGATCGACGGCAAGATCATCATGTCCAACCTGTGCTCCGAAATCCTCCAGGTCTCCGAGCCCACGACGTACAACGAGGACCTGTCCTACGACCAGGTGGGCAAGGACATCTCCTGCAACCTCGGCTCGCTGAACATCGCGAAGACCATGGACTCGCCCGATTTCGGCCGGACCATCGAGACCGCGATCCGCACCCTCTCGGCCGTCTCGGACATGAGCCACATCAGCTCGGTGCCGTCGATCGCCAAGGGCAACGACGCCTCGCACGCCATCGGCCTCGGCCAGATGAACCTGCACGGCTACCTCGCCCGGGAGCGGGTCCACTACGGCTCCGAAGAGGGCCTGGACTTCACCAACATCTACTTCTACTCCGTGGTGTACCACTGCATCCGGGCGTCGAACCTGATGTCCATCGAGACCGGCCGCCGCTTCGCCGGCTTCGAGAAGTCCAAGTACGCGAGCGGAGAGTTCTTCGACAAGTACACCGACCAGGTGTGGGAGCCGGCGACGCCGCGCGTGCGTGAGCTGTTCGCCGACGTGCATATCCCCACGCAGGAGGACTGGCGTGCCCTGAAGGCCTCGGTCATGGAGCACGGTATCTACAACCAGAACCTGCAGGCCGTCCCGCCGACCGGTTCCATCTCGTACATCAACAACTCGACGTCCTCCATCCACCCGGTGGCTTCGAAGATCGAGATCCGCAAGGAAGGCAAGCTGGGCCGCGTGTACTACCCGGCGCCGTACCTGACCAACGACAACCTGGAGTACTACCAGGACGCGTACGAGATCGGCTATGAGAAGATCATCGACACGTACGCCGCTGCCACGCAGCACGTGGACCAGGGCCTGTCCCTGACGTTGTTCTTCAAGGACACCGCCACCACGCGTGAGATCAACAAGTCGCAGATCTACGCCTGGCGCAAGGGCATCAAGACCGTCTACTACATCCGTCTCCGCCAGCTCGCGCTGGAAGGGACCGAGGTGGAGGGCTGCGTCAGTTGCATGCTCTAG
- the nrdI gene encoding class Ib ribonucleoside-diphosphate reductase assembly flavoprotein NrdI, producing the protein MATIAVEDRADRPDPAEAGGGEGPVTDARLIYFSSVSDNTHRFVEKLGVRAARMPLLTREPTLRALRPYVLVLPTYGGITGKGAVPRQVVKFLNNEQNRNLLRGVIGAGNTNFGETYCLAADIVAAKCNVPVLYRFEVMGTSEDVDRVTRGLEEFWT; encoded by the coding sequence ATGGCCACGATTGCCGTGGAGGACCGAGCCGACCGCCCCGATCCGGCAGAAGCCGGAGGCGGGGAGGGTCCGGTCACCGATGCCCGGCTGATCTACTTCTCGTCGGTCTCCGACAACACCCACCGCTTCGTCGAGAAGCTGGGGGTCCGGGCCGCCCGCATGCCACTGCTCACCAGGGAGCCGACGCTGCGGGCGCTTCGGCCCTACGTGCTGGTCCTTCCCACCTACGGGGGAATCACCGGCAAGGGTGCGGTACCCCGCCAGGTCGTGAAATTCCTGAACAACGAGCAGAACCGCAACCTCCTCCGGGGGGTCATCGGGGCCGGTAACACCAACTTCGGTGAGACCTACTGCCTTGCCGCCGACATCGTCGCCGCCAAATGCAACGTCCCCGTCCTGTACAGATTTGAAGTCATGGGCACGTCCGAGGACGTGGACCGAGTTACCAGAGGATTGGAAGAGTTTTGGACATGA
- the nrdH gene encoding glutaredoxin-like protein NrdH, with product MTVTVYTKPACVQCNATYRALDKKGIAYQSVDISQDPAALERVRSMGYMQAPVVITDNDHWSGFRPDKINSLADSVVSSVA from the coding sequence ATGACCGTCACGGTTTACACAAAGCCGGCTTGCGTACAGTGCAACGCCACCTACCGGGCTCTGGACAAGAAGGGCATCGCCTACCAGAGCGTCGACATCTCGCAGGATCCCGCTGCACTCGAGCGCGTCCGCTCGATGGGCTACATGCAGGCTCCGGTCGTCATCACGGACAACGACCACTGGTCCGGATTCCGTCCCGACAAGATCAACTCGCTCGCCGACTCCGTCGTGAGCTCGGTAGCCTGA
- a CDS encoding LysR family transcriptional regulator, whose product MVNPVHLRTLLEVIRHGSFSGAATSLGYTASAVSQQMSALERDTGATLFTRAARSAIPTDAALAMSRHASKVLTDIDALLASTARAGTGPAHELRLGIFPSLVTFALPRLLRMPEWQRLGVSLRVFVGEPAHTIQGLRTGGDLDLALVYQVGQAGLAWPSTLSRQWIGDDDFRVILPASWGIRSGSRVTADQLADMPWIMHHPGTADATVIERLFASCNLHPRIAAYCDDFNASLELTAAGLGAALVPELAMVNRPEGIVALDVPEIRLARSIFALRTGDADDARVRLFMDQLADILRGQSIGPKHTAPGYARTSGS is encoded by the coding sequence GTGGTCAACCCGGTCCACCTGCGGACACTGCTCGAGGTCATCCGCCACGGGTCCTTCAGCGGCGCCGCCACGAGCCTCGGCTACACGGCGTCGGCGGTATCCCAGCAGATGTCGGCACTGGAACGGGACACCGGCGCCACGCTCTTCACGCGGGCCGCCCGCAGCGCGATTCCTACGGACGCCGCCCTCGCGATGTCCCGGCATGCCTCGAAGGTCCTGACCGATATCGATGCGCTGCTCGCCTCGACCGCCCGTGCCGGCACTGGTCCCGCCCATGAGCTCCGGCTCGGCATCTTCCCCAGCCTCGTGACGTTCGCGCTCCCGCGACTGCTGCGCATGCCGGAATGGCAGCGGCTCGGTGTGTCGTTGCGCGTCTTCGTCGGGGAACCGGCGCACACGATCCAGGGGTTGCGCACCGGGGGCGATCTCGACCTCGCGCTCGTGTACCAGGTCGGGCAGGCCGGACTCGCCTGGCCGTCGACCCTGAGCCGCCAGTGGATCGGCGACGACGACTTCCGGGTCATCCTCCCGGCGAGCTGGGGCATCCGCAGCGGGTCGCGCGTCACCGCCGACCAGCTCGCGGACATGCCGTGGATCATGCACCACCCCGGCACCGCGGACGCGACGGTCATCGAACGCCTCTTCGCGAGCTGCAACCTCCATCCACGTATCGCGGCCTACTGCGACGACTTCAATGCAAGCCTCGAGCTCACCGCAGCGGGCCTGGGAGCAGCCCTGGTGCCCGAACTCGCCATGGTCAACCGGCCCGAGGGCATCGTGGCGCTCGACGTCCCGGAGATCCGGCTGGCGCGCAGCATCTTCGCCCTGCGCACGGGTGATGCCGACGACGCACGGGTGCGGCTCTTCATGGACCAACTCGCGGATATCCTCCGGGGTCAGAGCATCGGTCCCAAGCACACCGCCCCCGGCTACGCACGCACCTCCGGCTCCTGA
- a CDS encoding SDR family oxidoreductase, with protein sequence MRIKNSVVVITGAASGIGRATALRFARRRTNLVLASRRVEALETLVAECTALGSRAIAVPTDTSEYDAVQELASRAVEEFGRIDVWVNNAAVSFFSPFLEVPLRDFERVIDVNVMGYVYGARAALERMQDQGSGVLVNVASIVGEIPQPYTSAYSMSKAAVRALGVSLRSELKLDRKKHIHVCTVLPPTIDTPFFNHAANYTGRRAVAMPPVYSADRVAKAILDVVEVPTREVAVGRIGRSMVRQHRLMPARLEKVMAVQVENSHLSKKEPAEDSTGNLYGPSLDPANAAVTGGWSGKRRTAQRMVLGTALVGAGAVVFGDKLKGALPVVAGAAGTVGQAVKAASKGS encoded by the coding sequence ATGCGGATCAAGAACAGCGTGGTCGTCATCACCGGGGCAGCGAGCGGCATCGGCCGGGCCACAGCCCTTCGGTTCGCCCGTCGCCGCACGAACCTCGTCCTCGCCAGCCGGAGGGTGGAAGCGCTCGAGACGCTCGTCGCCGAGTGCACGGCGCTGGGTTCCCGTGCCATCGCCGTTCCCACCGACACCTCCGAGTACGACGCTGTCCAGGAGCTCGCGAGCAGGGCCGTCGAGGAGTTCGGGCGCATCGACGTATGGGTCAACAACGCCGCCGTCTCGTTCTTCTCGCCGTTCCTCGAGGTGCCGCTGCGCGATTTCGAGCGGGTGATCGACGTCAACGTGATGGGCTACGTCTACGGAGCCCGGGCCGCACTGGAGCGCATGCAGGACCAGGGGTCAGGCGTCCTCGTCAACGTCGCGTCCATCGTCGGGGAGATCCCCCAGCCCTACACCTCCGCCTACTCCATGTCGAAGGCGGCCGTCCGGGCCCTCGGTGTCAGCCTGCGGTCCGAGCTGAAACTGGACCGGAAGAAGCACATCCACGTGTGCACGGTCCTTCCGCCCACCATCGACACGCCCTTCTTCAACCACGCCGCGAACTACACCGGCCGCCGCGCCGTGGCGATGCCGCCGGTCTACAGCGCGGATCGCGTCGCGAAGGCCATCCTCGACGTCGTCGAGGTACCGACCCGGGAGGTGGCGGTCGGCAGGATCGGCCGTTCCATGGTCCGGCAGCACCGGCTCATGCCGGCCCGGCTCGAGAAGGTGATGGCCGTGCAGGTGGAGAACAGCCATCTGTCCAAGAAGGAACCGGCCGAGGACTCGACCGGCAACCTGTACGGGCCCTCCCTGGACCCGGCGAATGCCGCAGTGACCGGTGGCTGGAGCGGTAAACGGCGCACGGCCCAGCGGATGGTCCTCGGCACCGCGCTCGTGGGTGCGGGCGCGGTCGTGTTCGGCGACAAGCTCAAGGGCGCCCTCCCCGTGGTGGCAGGGGCCGCGGGGACGGTGGGACAGGCCGTCAAGGCCGCGAGCAAGGGTTCCTAG
- a CDS encoding methylenetetrahydrofolate reductase, which produces MSPPTYPALSYELYPPRNAEAEDSLWTTIRRLEGTRPDFVSVTYGAAGSNQETAIDLLRRLLTETTLKPLAHLTCVGTSRADLTEIVDRLIGGGVRGILALRGDAPEGRESRPGDVEHADELVRLIREVEAQRVAQLAAGKVSVGVAAYATRHPDSPSFDQDIEVLLAKEVAGADFAITQVFFQASDYSRLVTRARQAGVTIPIIPGVMPMTSTRRLKKLSGLAGIDVDEALWGRLEGARTDEERRRIGVEATVDLARAALDDGAPGLHLYTFNEHSAALDVLDALELERPPEAGLAASM; this is translated from the coding sequence ATGTCGCCACCCACCTATCCCGCCCTGTCCTACGAGCTGTACCCGCCCCGGAACGCCGAGGCGGAGGACTCGCTCTGGACGACCATCCGTCGCCTCGAGGGCACGCGTCCCGATTTCGTGTCCGTCACCTATGGTGCTGCCGGCAGCAACCAGGAGACGGCGATCGACCTTCTGCGGCGCCTGTTGACGGAGACGACGCTCAAGCCGCTGGCGCACCTGACCTGCGTCGGGACCAGCCGCGCCGACCTGACGGAGATCGTCGACCGGCTCATCGGCGGCGGGGTCCGCGGCATCCTCGCCCTCCGCGGCGACGCGCCCGAAGGACGGGAGAGCCGGCCCGGCGACGTCGAGCACGCGGACGAGCTCGTGCGGCTGATCCGGGAGGTCGAAGCGCAGCGGGTCGCCCAGCTGGCAGCCGGCAAGGTATCGGTCGGGGTAGCGGCCTACGCGACCCGGCATCCGGACTCGCCGAGCTTCGATCAGGACATCGAGGTGCTGCTCGCCAAGGAAGTGGCGGGGGCCGACTTCGCGATCACCCAGGTGTTCTTCCAGGCCTCCGACTATTCGCGGCTGGTCACGCGCGCACGGCAAGCCGGCGTCACCATCCCGATCATCCCCGGCGTCATGCCGATGACGAGTACCCGGCGCCTGAAGAAGCTGAGCGGGCTCGCGGGCATCGACGTCGACGAGGCCCTTTGGGGACGCCTGGAGGGCGCCCGCACCGACGAGGAACGCCGCCGAATCGGCGTCGAGGCGACCGTGGACCTCGCACGGGCGGCGCTCGACGACGGTGCGCCGGGGCTCCACCTCTACACCTTCAACGAGCATTCCGCCGCGCTCGACGTCCTGGATGCCCTCGAGCTGGAGCGCCCACCGGAGGCCGGCCTCGCAGCCTCGATGTAG
- a CDS encoding App1 family protein — translation MCPRSAKSHTPSAGRGSRNPVKPGLEDRHLAVRLDDAWLKFQTRLAVRRGRVDTVIPYTGYGTTSWVRVLARVVLGDPRDTGRGAQSGPLKPLKEGMRGWRNFTSAPVAHAVVHVTIGDTVHDVEADRGGVVDARIPVTLDAGWHTITVQSGNSRVVEAPVRIVADTTDFGVVSDIDDTVMVTALPRPFLAAWNTFVLDEHARTPTPGMAVLYERIVRTLPSAPVLYLSTGAWNVAPTLSRFLSRNLYPAGPKLLTDWGPTRDRWFRSGQEHKRTSLERLAEEFPGVKWLLVGDDGQHDEAIYSEFAQRHPQNVRAIAIRQLSVGEAVLAGGRSKTGVQPTPGIPWIYAPDGAGMSEKLEELGIIHSEVRSADVPEETD, via the coding sequence ATGTGTCCACGATCTGCGAAGTCGCACACCCCGTCCGCCGGCCGCGGAAGCAGGAATCCCGTGAAGCCGGGGCTCGAAGACCGCCACCTCGCGGTGCGTCTCGACGACGCCTGGCTCAAGTTCCAGACGCGCCTGGCGGTCCGGCGCGGCAGGGTCGACACCGTCATCCCATACACGGGGTACGGTACGACGTCGTGGGTGCGGGTCCTGGCACGCGTCGTGCTCGGTGATCCGAGGGACACGGGGCGGGGCGCGCAGTCCGGCCCGCTCAAGCCTCTCAAGGAGGGCATGCGCGGCTGGCGCAACTTCACGAGCGCCCCGGTGGCCCACGCGGTGGTCCACGTCACTATCGGCGACACCGTGCACGACGTCGAGGCGGACCGCGGCGGCGTCGTCGACGCGCGCATCCCTGTGACGCTCGACGCCGGCTGGCACACCATCACCGTGCAGTCGGGAAATTCCCGCGTCGTGGAGGCCCCGGTGCGGATCGTCGCGGACACGACGGATTTCGGCGTCGTCTCCGACATCGACGACACCGTGATGGTGACGGCCCTCCCACGCCCCTTCCTCGCCGCCTGGAACACCTTCGTGCTCGACGAGCACGCACGGACACCGACTCCCGGCATGGCCGTGCTGTACGAGCGGATCGTACGGACCCTTCCGTCGGCGCCCGTGCTCTACCTGTCGACGGGCGCCTGGAATGTCGCGCCGACCCTGTCCCGCTTCCTCTCCCGCAACCTGTATCCGGCAGGGCCCAAGCTCCTGACCGACTGGGGACCGACCCGCGACCGGTGGTTCCGTAGCGGCCAGGAACACAAGCGGACGTCGCTCGAACGGCTGGCCGAGGAGTTCCCCGGCGTCAAGTGGCTGCTGGTGGGCGACGACGGCCAGCACGACGAGGCGATATATTCCGAGTTCGCGCAGCGCCACCCGCAGAACGTCCGCGCCATCGCCATCCGCCAGCTGTCCGTCGGTGAAGCGGTACTCGCGGGTGGCCGCTCCAAGACCGGCGTCCAGCCGACACCGGGTATCCCGTGGATCTACGCGCCCGACGGAGCCGGGATGTCCGAGAAGCTCGAGGAGCTCGGCATCATCCACAGCGAGGTACGCTCGGCCGATGTACCGGAGGAAACGGACTGA
- a CDS encoding HNH endonuclease, which yields MTALIIEWDPERPGWRGTFASDVGTVRSTGVLRQRWMVPARTPLDHGMDVWLIVAGRRPAMRGLIGHGSLAGIASDGAAAGGTDEPAQCIEVDFDNLLPHGDQVPLDQLIERLPALAGGFGVLAVDGGTGVALRSLWAATGSPEPGSLDPIPGALPSTATQHVVVNRFERDPELRRVAVAHRGSACHACGMDFEQGYGGAADLIQVHHITPLELVDSGYEVDPLVDLIPLCANCHVVAHSRWPEPLTVEEIRTRLRTSGFLRGSVLTDEQLDAEAAAARILGA from the coding sequence ATGACCGCACTGATCATCGAGTGGGACCCCGAGCGGCCGGGATGGAGGGGGACGTTCGCTTCGGACGTCGGCACCGTCCGGAGCACCGGCGTCCTCAGGCAGCGCTGGATGGTTCCGGCCAGGACGCCACTGGACCACGGCATGGATGTCTGGCTCATCGTCGCCGGCCGGCGTCCTGCCATGCGGGGACTGATCGGGCATGGGAGCCTTGCGGGCATCGCCTCCGATGGTGCTGCTGCAGGGGGAACCGACGAGCCGGCACAGTGCATCGAGGTCGATTTCGACAACCTGCTCCCCCACGGCGACCAGGTACCGCTGGACCAGCTCATCGAGCGGCTCCCCGCCCTGGCCGGGGGCTTCGGCGTGCTCGCCGTCGACGGCGGGACCGGGGTGGCGCTGCGCTCTCTCTGGGCAGCCACCGGTTCCCCTGAGCCCGGCTCACTCGATCCGATCCCCGGAGCGTTACCGTCCACGGCGACCCAGCATGTGGTGGTCAATCGCTTCGAGCGCGACCCCGAGTTGCGCCGGGTGGCGGTGGCCCACCGCGGGTCAGCGTGCCATGCATGCGGCATGGACTTCGAGCAGGGCTACGGCGGAGCCGCGGATCTGATCCAGGTCCACCACATCACGCCGCTGGAGCTCGTGGACTCCGGGTACGAGGTCGACCCGCTCGTCGACCTGATCCCCCTCTGCGCGAACTGCCACGTCGTGGCCCACAGCCGGTGGCCCGAACCGCTCACCGTGGAGGAGATCAGGACCCGGCTGCGGACCAGCGGATTCCTGCGCGGATCCGTGCTGACCGACGAGCA